Genomic DNA from Mauremys mutica isolate MM-2020 ecotype Southern chromosome 13, ASM2049712v1, whole genome shotgun sequence:
AGGTGACAACCATATTTCAGTGCCCACTGGTTACCATGTAAGTAAAGTCCTGTTATATGTGCCCTGAAGCTTACTGTTATGGATAATATAACTGAACTGTGGGGGTGATTGAAAGGTTCAGGGCTTAGGGGTGATGGTAGCACAAAGTTACCTGGGTGGAATGGAAATGCTGCTGAGGGCATGGCCTACATGTGTGCATATATGTGTATTTATATAATGGTCTGGATATGGCTATACATACACGTTTAGTTCATTGCCATTTCAAATTATTCTGTGTGGAGGTGTGGGTATGCATAAGCTGTCCCAGGGCAAGTGACAGTTTTCACTGGCATCTAGTGGGTTGCACTGGTATGGCTACATTGATGAAGCTACACCACCAGTATAAATttcagggcaggtctatactacagCTGGGATTGATGCTTTGATATCGATCCACTGgcggtcaatttagtgggtctagggAAGATCTGCCAGTCAAtagcagatcactctccagtaATCATATCAGCTGAACTAGCATGGTGTGGAATGTTTCGTATTACTTTTCAGTAGTTAACTTTGGAGTCAGCACAACTGTGGGAGAGTGAGATGGATTCTACTCATACCTCAAGAGAATTGCTCACTAAACTCTAGGGTTACATTTGTTCAGTCTCATAGTAAAGTACAAGTGTATGAGAGCCTAGATTGGCTTTCAAAACCTCTACTATGGGTGGTGATATGCTAGAGGTAAGGAACCCCACTTGACTCTCAGATCTCAAGCTGAGCTTGTAGGACTAGCACTTAGAGAAGGAAAACACATCTCTAACTTGTAACCTGAACACATTTGAAATTGTAGAGTCATTTTTCACAGCAGAGCCATACTTTAAATGCAGCTGCTGTACCCTAATACTTAACACttctgttctcttttttcccaccccaaccccatacagttactttacatttaactaaaaaaaattgttttcagccCAATTGCCCTGTGCCAAAGAAATAAAGAAGCCATCTTCTGATCAGTCTGATGACAATGCAGACCCTAAATCTGAGAATGAGTCCACAGGGAATAAAAGCTGGAGTGAGATGCCTGCTGTGGAGTTCCAAAAGGACATGTGGATGAAGGCCCCTATGGGGCCCAGGCCGGCTTATCTGAGTTCAAAACCAAGAGTCCAAACGAAAGGCCTCTTTACTGCAATCTCGGATAGTCTGTCATGGGCCCAGGGGACAAGGCTATGTCGCTTTGAGAAGAATGCCCTGTATAATACCATAAAGGTGAGTGGACCGGCCATACCAGCTCTTTATGCGAGGgctgtttttgtgtgtgtcttatgcctgtctcttcctccccaccacctcaaccaaactCAGATTCTGATTGTTTAATCAGCAGGGCAGAAAGTAGCAATTTATTTGTGTCTGTCCCATACCAAACTCTTCTCCATTTCCAATGGTTCCTGATCTGGTTAGTAGATAAAGGTGCTATGTAAGGACACACTTGAGTGcctttatatatattaaaaaaaatatcctgAGCATTGCAGagctgctctagttcaaaagaCAGACACAACACGTAAACAGTAGCTTTCATTGTTTTAGTTTTCTCAGTGATCTGATTCAGCTAAAAGGCTACACTTGTGTATACAAACTCCCTTTGATATAACATGTCAGCATGTAACTTTTGAATGTATTGATAATATAGTTTTTAAAGCTGTTCTAGACTCTAAATAATGGAATACATGTAAGTCTAAAATTGACAGATACAGGCTCTTCCTTCAAAAATTATTTTGCCCTTTTCACTTACTTGACAAGACTTGAATTCAGGATTCTCCAATTTCCTTGCTAATATTGAAGTCCCAAGCATCTAACTCAGAGCACTTAATGCAGTGCTACCTGTTCTCTAAGTATTTATGGCATCATCCACTCCTAAGGGGTCTTGGCATGTCAGTAAAGTAGGAAATATCTTTCAAATGCTATGAAAGCCTGTTATAAAGTACATGAATATAAATCTTCTGTTTATCTTGTTTTTTGTGTGTTGATCCTGCAGTTGGAtatccagtgacttcagtggggcttttCAGGGGTCTGTCCACGTGGAGTAGCTTGGGGACTGGGGATTTAGATCAGTTCTTTGTTATGTGATTTAGAGCAGTTCCTTGCTATGTGTCAGGTCTGCTGGGGGAACGTGGGGGGAGAACCAGATGAGATGCTCATTGTGGTCTTAGACCTTTTATATCCCATTGGAAATGCCATCAGTTTAAAGAATGTCTTCACCAGGAAAAAtctctttcccccttttttctgCTAGCTACTGTGCACCCTGCTTCTTTCTCTCATCTGGAACTTTGGCTGCCAGTTGCTCGAGATCTCTAATGTCCTGACGATTCAGCGGCTGCCATCATCTCTGGTTATCTGGACAGCTCAGCTTTTCACCCTGCTGAGAGAAAAGGTGGTGAAAATCTTGGATTCCCTGAGACTAGAAATCAGAGGGCTGTCTGCTTCATTCATTGGGAGGAGATAtgagaaaactgaagcaaagtgaTGCAGCAATATGCATGGTGGTTCCAAACTGGAGAACTACATTGGTGTGCAAATAAAACAAGTGGGGATGTTGCCACTAGCAGTAACCTATTCAATGTCCTTGAGAGCTGTTAGTTTGGAGCAAAGGCATAGGAATTCTCTAATCTTGACTATGtgttcctttgtttttttcttttcttttaatctaCACACAGCATCCACACACACATTACAACTGGCTTCCATGTGGATAATATCAATAGACCAAGTACTGTCAGTTGAGCTGACACCTTTTGCCAGCACCAAGCTCTCATTTCCAACATGTAAGACAGTGAACGTCCACTGATTGTTCAAGCACAATTATGCTCCAATGACAGAAAATAACGGTTCATATTTCAATCAGCCCATTGTTTTTTTGGTCTCCAATTTATAAAACCCCAAACGTTAGAGATTAGCAGATTTTTCAGTTCCCAGCTCCTGAGAAATGGAACAAACCTACCTTAGATTGCTAATGGGTTCATTGCTGCACAATATACAGAGACAGTGGACACAAGACTTCTCCGTTCCTGCCCAGTGTTCCTGGTGCATTCTTTTTAAGCACTTAGCATCTTGTGTATATGATGTCAGGTTGTGCCCCAAAGGGGTACATTTGTACTCAGAAATTTAGGTTCAGGGACTGGAGGGCTGATGAAAATGGGGCGAGCCACTAATTTGTGCCCTAAGGGAATACCTGTTAGACACATTATAAGCAGAAGGGACACTGACTTTGCACTGAGGTCAATAAGTTCTTGACAAATCTTTAAAAGGGCAGCAGATTACAACCACACACAAGTTGTATCATTGTTCAGCAATAAAAGCATTCACAGAGTTTGTAAGAACCTTTGTTTTTCCTAGAGAAGTTCTGTAAATAAGTTGCCCTGCACAGAAGTACATGAAAGGACTGCAGAATTATTGTATTAACCTATGCTATTGATGCAGCATGTCTTGAGTGTATGTTGTCTTCTCCTAAGACACTCATAAAAAACAGCTATTACATTTCCTGGGACTTTTCTGGTTGCTAAATTCTAAATAAAGCATGTGGAAAACTGCACAAGATTGAATAAATAGTTTATTTAAGAAGAGTTTACTTGTCATTCCTCAGATGGCTGGGGCTAGTTAAAGTATCCATGCCTGGAAGGTGAAAATAGGGCTGGGATGGTTCTCCTTTTAGAACACTCCAATGAGGATGAGTAAAAGATTTTGCCTCACAGTTTGACCATGCTAAATCAGTGCAGTCACAGTGGGAAAGTGACTGGAAGAAGGTCTGTTCTCTCTCCCCAGTTCACAGTGGTGTGTATGTACCAATCACTGGCTTGGCAGGTGTCTGACACCACAGTCTCAGGAAGATGGGCCAGCTTAAATATTTAAGATAGGTGCCAGTGGAGTGGAACGGTAGTTGCAGCCTGCTACTATTTTTAACATGAGCTGTAGCTTCTAGGTACAACAGGAGGTTGTCTGAGCTTTCCTGATCTTTAAATGACTGACATTTCTCCCTCCTTGAAGTAGTAAGTGAAACTTACAAAACAGATTAGGAAATCAAATGTACCAATGCAGATTTGAGCTCTAATAGTTAACAGAATACTAAAGCAACATTTATGTCCATTTCATTGGAATTTCACTCTTATTCTTCAGAAGAGCTCAGAACCAGTAATTACTCTTCTGTCTGCTCCAGTGGAACATGAAACAGTAAGAAGTAGAAGGAATGGAAGGAGATATTCCTCTTGTTTCTTTCAACTTAATTTTTTTGTATTCTTCTATTCTAACTAGTTCATGTTCCACTGAAGCAGCAGAAAAGTAAGTATTGGTAGTGAGCTCTTCCCTATTGCCAGTATATACCTGAGTCCTGCAT
This window encodes:
- the ADIG gene encoding adipogenin isoform X1 translates to MLPKGSYRSRVSKQLDLKLAMKYPLVPLVNDLTFPLLFFWFCLPFGLLLILLIIWLHLLLNEAQLPCAKEIKKPSSDQSDDNADPKSENESTGNKSWSEMPAVEFQKDMWMKAPMGPRPAYLSSKPRVQTKGLFTAISDSLSWAQGTRLCRFEKNALYNTIKLLCTLLLSLIWNFGCQLLEISNVLTIQRLPSSLVIWTAQLFTLLREKVVKILDSLRLEIRGLSASFIGRRYEKTEAK
- the ADIG gene encoding adipogenin isoform X2 — protein: MSTFLKNYMKEALVQEATIQYWKDTPAQLPCAKEIKKPSSDQSDDNADPKSENESTGNKSWSEMPAVEFQKDMWMKAPMGPRPAYLSSKPRVQTKGLFTAISDSLSWAQGTRLCRFEKNALYNTIKLLCTLLLSLIWNFGCQLLEISNVLTIQRLPSSLVIWTAQLFTLLREKVVKILDSLRLEIRGLSASFIGRRYEKTEAK
- the ADIG gene encoding adipogenin isoform X3, translated to MLPKAQLPCAKEIKKPSSDQSDDNADPKSENESTGNKSWSEMPAVEFQKDMWMKAPMGPRPAYLSSKPRVQTKGLFTAISDSLSWAQGTRLCRFEKNALYNTIKLLCTLLLSLIWNFGCQLLEISNVLTIQRLPSSLVIWTAQLFTLLREKVVKILDSLRLEIRGLSASFIGRRYEKTEAK